The proteins below come from a single Panicum hallii strain FIL2 chromosome 7, PHallii_v3.1, whole genome shotgun sequence genomic window:
- the LOC112899373 gene encoding endochitinase A-like codes for MARTAPTTALTVLALGLALLCAAGPAAAQNCGCQQGYCCSKYGYCGMGDPYCGEGCRSGPCYSSGGGSGGGGSGANVAGVVTDAFFNGIRNQAPSSCEGKNFYTRSAFLNAANAYPGFAHGGSEVEGKREIAAFFAHVTHETGHFCYISEINKNYNYCDANNRQWPCAPGKKYYGRGPLQISWNYNYGPAGRDIGFDGLGNPDRVAQDPVIAFKTALWFWMKNVHGVMPQGFGATIRAINGALECNGRNPDQMNARVRYYRQYCQQLGVDPGSNLTC; via the exons ATGGCAAGAACGGCGCCGACGACGGCCCTAACGGTCCTGGCTCTGGGGCTCGCGCTGCTAtgcgccgccggcccggccgccgCGCAGAACTGCGGCTGCCAGCAAGGCTACTGCTGCAGCAAGTACGGTTACTGCGGCATGGGCGACCCCTACTGTGGCGAGGGGTGCCGGTCCGGACCGTGCTACTCATCAGGGGGtggtagcggcggcggcgggagtgGCGCCAACGTGGCTGGCGTGGTCACCGACGCGTTCTTCAACGGGATCAGGAACCAGGCCCCGAGCTCGTGCGAGGGCAAGAACTTCTACACGCGGAGCGCGTTCCTGAACGCCGCCAACGCGTACCCGGGCTTCGCGCACGGCGGCTCCGAGGTCGAGGGCAAGCGCGAGATCGCCGCCTTCTTCGCGCACGTCACGCACGAGACCGGAC ATTTCTGCTACATCAGCGAGATCAACAAGAACTACAACTACTGCGACGCGAACAACCGGCAGTGGCCGTGCGCCCCGGGCAAGAAGTACTACGGGCGCGGCCCGCTGCAGATCTCGTGGAACTACAACTACGGGCCTGCCGGCAGGGACATCGGCTTCGACGGGCTGGGGAACCCCGACAGGGTTGCTCAGGACCCCGTGATCGCGTTCAAGACGGCGCTCTGGTTTTGGATGAAAAACGTGCACGGGGTGATGCCGCAGGGGTTCGGCGCCACCATCAGGGCCATCAACGGCGCCCTCGAGTGCAACGGGAGGAACCCCGACCAGATGAACGCGCGGGTGCGCTACTACAGGCAGTACTGCCAGCAGCTCGGCGTCGACCCCGGGAGCAACCTCACCTGCTAG
- the LOC112899372 gene encoding endochitinase A-like, whose product MGVAGAPKIMAVLALGLALLCAAAGPAVAQNCGCQPDYCCSKYGYCGMGDSYCGEGCRSGPCHSGGGGGSGGGGGRGANVASVVTGAFFNGIKNQAGGGCEGKSFYTRSAFLNAANKYSGFAHGGSEVEGKREIAAFFAHVTHETGHFCYISEINKGNSYCDASNTQWPCAAGKKYYGRGPLQISWNFNYGPAGRSIGFDGLGNPDKVAQDPVIAFKTALWFWMNNVHGVMPQGFGATTRAINGALECNGRNPEQMKARVRYYKQYCQQLGVDPGSRLTC is encoded by the exons ATGGGTGTGGCAGGCGCGCCGAAGATCATGGCGGTTCTGGCGCTCGGGCTAGCTCTCCTCTGCGCTGCCGCCGGGCCGGCCGTGGCGCAGAACTGCGGCTGCCAGCCGGACTACTGCTGCAGCAAGTACGGTTACTGCGGCATGGGCGACTCCTACTGTGGCGAGGGATGCCGGTCGGGCCCGTGCCACTCGGGGGGTggcggaggcagcggcggcggtggcggccgtgGCGCGAACGTGGCTAGCGTCGTCACCGGCGCGTTCTTCAACGGCATCAAGAACCAGGCCGGTGGCGGGTGCGAGGGCAAGAGCTTCTACACGCGGAGCGCGTTCCTGAACGCCGCCAACAAGTACTCCGGCTTCGCCCACGGCGGCTCTGAGGTCGAGGGCAAGCGCGAGATCGCCGCCTTCTTCGCGCATGTCACCCACGAGACCGGAC ATTTCTGCTACATCAGCGAGATCAACAAGGGCAACAGCTACTGCGACGCGAGCAACACGcagtggccgtgcgccgcgggGAAGAAGTACTACGGGCGCGGCCCGCTGCAGATCTCGTGGAACTTCAACTACGGGCCTGCCGGGAGGAGCATCGGCTTCGACGGGCTTGGGAACCCGGACAAGGTTGCTCAGGACCCCGTGATCGCGTTCAAGACGGCGCTCTGGTTCTGGATGAACAACGTGCACGGGGTGATGCCGCAAGGGTTCGGCGCCACCACTAGAGCCATCAATGGCGCCCTCGaatgcaacgggaggaatcccGAACAGATGAAAGCGCGGGTGCGCTACTACAAGCAGTACTGCCAGCAGCTCGGCGTCGACCCCGGGAGCCGCCTCACCTGCTAG
- the LOC112899376 gene encoding endochitinase A-like — protein MASSAATSRILALGLALLCAAGLAAAQNVASVVTDAFFNGIKNQAPGSCEGKNFYTRRAFLSAVNSYPGFAHGGSETQGKREIAAFFAHVTHETGHFCYISEINKGNSYCDPSYRQWPCAPGKKYYGRGPLQISYNYNYGPAGRAIGFDGLGNPDRVAQDPVIAFKTALWFWMKNVHGVMPQGFGATIRAINGALECNGRNPDQMNARVRYYRQYCQQLGVDPGSNLTC, from the exons ATGGCAAGCTCAGCGGCAACGTCGAGGATCCTGGCTCTCGGGCTGGCGCTCCTCTGCGCCGCCGGCCTGGCAGCCGCGCAGAACGTGGCCAGCGTCGTCACCGACGCCTTCTTCAACGGCATCAAGAACCAGGCCCCGGGCTCGTGCGAGGGCAAGAACTTCTACACGCGGAGAGCGTTCCTGAGCGCCGTCAACTCGTACCCGGGCTTCGCGCACGGCGGCTCCGAGACCCAGGGCAAGCGCGAGATCGCCGCCTTCTTCGCGCACGTCACGCACGAAACCGGAC ATTTCTGCTACATCAGCGAGATCAACAAGGGCAACAGCTACTGCGACCCGAGCTACAGGCAGTGGCCGTGCGCCCCGGGGAAGAAGTACTACGGGCGCGGCCCGCTGCAGATCTCGTACAACTACAACTACGGGCCCGCCGGGAGGGCCATCGGCTTCGACGGGCTCGGGAACCCTGACAGGGTTGCTCAGGACCCCGTGATCGCGTTCAAGACGGCGCTCTGGTTTTGGATGAAAAACGTGCACGGGGTGATGCCGCAGGGGTTCGGCGCCACCATCAGGGCCATCAACGGCGCCCTCGAGTGCAACGGGAGGAACCCCGACCAGATGAACGCGCGGGTGCGCTACTACAGGCAGTACTGCCAGCAGCTCGGCGTCGACCCCGGGAGCAACCTCACCTGCTAG